The following coding sequences are from one Salvia hispanica cultivar TCC Black 2014 chromosome 3, UniMelb_Shisp_WGS_1.0, whole genome shotgun sequence window:
- the LOC125208901 gene encoding uncharacterized protein LOC125208901, translating into MSRATPVRKPHTSTSDLLTWSESPSPAVSSSATAARVNQPADGVGKVLFGGQITDEEAENLNKRKPCSGYKLKEMNGSKIFAGDSEHGSTESGASDGNFNNRTSVRIVQQAAIGISQISFSTEERISPKKPTTVPEVAKQRELSGTIESDSEGRIRKHLSNAKSKELSGTDIFGPPSEAPARSSARASGIKGNNDMGEPAPRALRTSVKVSNPAGGQSNILFGDEPVVKTSKKIHDQKFAELTGNNIFKGDVPPGSAEKPLSVAKLKEMSGNDIFSDGKAESRDYFGGVRKPPGGESSIALV; encoded by the exons atgtcGAGAGCTACACCTGTTCGGAAGCCTCACACTTCCACTTCAGATCTGCTCACTTGGTCAGAATCTCCGTCGCCCGCTGTTTCCTCCTCCGCCACCGCCGCTCGTGTTAACCAG CCTGCCGATGGAGTTGGTAAGGTGCTGTTTGGCGGCCAGATTACTGACGAGGAAGCTGAAAATCTTAACAAAAG GAAGCCTTGCTCGGGCTATAAACTGAAGGAGATGAATGGCAGCAAAATATTTGCAGGTGACAGTGAACATGGTTCAACAGAATCCGGAGCGTCTGATGGTAATTTCAATAACCGAACATCAGTCCGCATTGTTCAG CAAGCTGCGATAGGTATCAGTCAGATTTCCTTCAGCACAGAAGAGAGGATTTCACCTAAAAAGCCGACCACTGTTCCTGAGGTGGCAAAGCAACGTGAACTGAGTGGAACGATAGAAAGTGATTCAGAGGGCCGGATTAGGAAGCATCTCTCGAATGCTAAATCCAAGGAACTGAGTGGCACTGACATCTTTGGCCCTCCTTCCGAAGCTCCTGCTCGATCATCTGCACGAGCTAGTGGAATAAAGGGGAACAATGACATGGGAGAGCCTGCACCACGAGCTCTACGCACTTCTGTCAAAGTTTCTAAT CCTGCAGGAGGTCAGAGCAACATACTATTTGGAGATGAGCCAGTGGTGAAGACGTCCAAGAAAATTCACGACCAGAAGTTTGCAGAGCTGACGGGAAACAACATTTTCAAGGGAGACGTTCCTCCGGGATCAGCTGAAAAGCCGTTGAGCGTGGCCAAGTTGAAAGAAATGAGCGGGAATGATATCTTTTCAGACGGCAAGGCTGAGTCCAGAGACTACTTTGGTGGTGTCAGGAAACCACCTGGTGGTGAGAGCAGCATCGCGTTGGTTTGA
- the LOC125215469 gene encoding TLD domain-containing protein 2 isoform X1, with product MGRKQKQDDLQKQPSKSLRTKAAHFVSDLTTGLLSPLSDKPSTPPPPPSSSDDLNNSENKQSETEGLKDSADGPDTSSFTAFLYSFIAPSESQVRDEKSSSPDDDFAPSSEPMTTRENAKKKSLFSRGKQSLGKAFYQAARIGGFRSQSMKGNPDMAVGDEGDSKGSRDDGIALKILNESQPSVDLNLPEISEPSLLLSEKTRSLLYGALPVIIQGRKWMLLYSTWRHGISLSTLYRRSMIWPGLSLLVVGDRKGATFGGLVEAPLRPTNKRYQGTIDSFVFSNITGNPLIFRPTGKNRYFTLCSTNYLAMGGGGHFALYLDGDLLSGSSSSSETYDNPCLALSEEFDIKEVELWGFVYASKYEEMVALSRIETPGICHW from the exons atgggGAGAAAGCAGAAGCAAGACGACCTGCAAAAGCAGCCATCAAAGTCGTTGAGGACTAAAGCAGCGCACTTCGTATCTGATCTAACCACCGGTTTGCTCAGCCCTCTCTCCGATAAACCATCCACGCCTCCTCCGCCACCATCTTCTTCT GATGATTTGAATAACTCTGAAAACAAACAGTCTGAGACGGAGGGTTTGAAGGACTCTGCTGATGGTCCCGACACGTCTTCATTTACTGCATTTCTGTATTCGTTTATAGCACCCTCGGAATCTCAAGTTCGggatgaaaaaagtagttcTCCTGATGATGACTTTGCACCGTCATCTGAACCGATGACTACCAGAGAGAATGCTAAGAAGAAGAGTTTGTTTTCAAGGGGTAAACAATCTCTTGGAAAAGCTTTCTATCAAGCTGCTAGAATTGGTGGTTTTAGAAGTCAATCCATGAAGGGGAATCCGGATATGGCAGTTGGCGATGAAGGTGATTCCAAGGGCTCTAGGGATGATGGAATAGCCCTGAAAATCTTGAATGAATCACAACCTTCAGTGGATCTAAATCTTCCTGAGATATCTGAACCATCTTTGCTTCTGTCTGAAAAGACTCGCAGTCTTCTTTATGGTGCTCTCCCAGTGATTATCCAGGGACGAAAATGGATGCTATTATACAG CACTTGGAGGCATGGAATTTCACTTTCAACATTATACAGAAGAAGTATGATCTGGCCTGGCCTCAGTCTGCTG GTTGTCGGGGATCGCAAAGGTGCAACCTTTGGTGGTTTGGTTGAGGCACCTTTGAGACCAACAAATAAGAGGTACCAG GGGACCATAGACTCATTTGTGTTCTCAAATATCACCGGAAATCCTCTAATTTTTCGCCCTACAG GAAAGAATCGTTATTTTACTTTGTGTTCTACTAATTATTTGGCCATGGGTGGAGGTGGCCATTTTGCACTTTATTTGGATGGAGATCT ATTAAGTGGATCAAGTTCGTCATCAGAAACCTACGACAATCCTTGTTTGGCACTCTCCGAAGAGTTCGATATCAAGGAAGTCGAG CTATGGGGTTTTGTGTATGCTTCGAAATATGAAGAAATGGTCGCTTTATCGCGAATAGAGACGCCTGGGATTTGCCACTGGTAG
- the LOC125215469 gene encoding TLD domain-containing protein 2 isoform X2 → MDDLNNSENKQSETEGLKDSADGPDTSSFTAFLYSFIAPSESQVRDEKSSSPDDDFAPSSEPMTTRENAKKKSLFSRGKQSLGKAFYQAARIGGFRSQSMKGNPDMAVGDEGDSKGSRDDGIALKILNESQPSVDLNLPEISEPSLLLSEKTRSLLYGALPVIIQGRKWMLLYSTWRHGISLSTLYRRSMIWPGLSLLVVGDRKGATFGGLVEAPLRPTNKRYQGTIDSFVFSNITGNPLIFRPTGKNRYFTLCSTNYLAMGGGGHFALYLDGDLLSGSSSSSETYDNPCLALSEEFDIKEVELWGFVYASKYEEMVALSRIETPGICHW, encoded by the exons ATG GATGATTTGAATAACTCTGAAAACAAACAGTCTGAGACGGAGGGTTTGAAGGACTCTGCTGATGGTCCCGACACGTCTTCATTTACTGCATTTCTGTATTCGTTTATAGCACCCTCGGAATCTCAAGTTCGggatgaaaaaagtagttcTCCTGATGATGACTTTGCACCGTCATCTGAACCGATGACTACCAGAGAGAATGCTAAGAAGAAGAGTTTGTTTTCAAGGGGTAAACAATCTCTTGGAAAAGCTTTCTATCAAGCTGCTAGAATTGGTGGTTTTAGAAGTCAATCCATGAAGGGGAATCCGGATATGGCAGTTGGCGATGAAGGTGATTCCAAGGGCTCTAGGGATGATGGAATAGCCCTGAAAATCTTGAATGAATCACAACCTTCAGTGGATCTAAATCTTCCTGAGATATCTGAACCATCTTTGCTTCTGTCTGAAAAGACTCGCAGTCTTCTTTATGGTGCTCTCCCAGTGATTATCCAGGGACGAAAATGGATGCTATTATACAG CACTTGGAGGCATGGAATTTCACTTTCAACATTATACAGAAGAAGTATGATCTGGCCTGGCCTCAGTCTGCTG GTTGTCGGGGATCGCAAAGGTGCAACCTTTGGTGGTTTGGTTGAGGCACCTTTGAGACCAACAAATAAGAGGTACCAG GGGACCATAGACTCATTTGTGTTCTCAAATATCACCGGAAATCCTCTAATTTTTCGCCCTACAG GAAAGAATCGTTATTTTACTTTGTGTTCTACTAATTATTTGGCCATGGGTGGAGGTGGCCATTTTGCACTTTATTTGGATGGAGATCT ATTAAGTGGATCAAGTTCGTCATCAGAAACCTACGACAATCCTTGTTTGGCACTCTCCGAAGAGTTCGATATCAAGGAAGTCGAG CTATGGGGTTTTGTGTATGCTTCGAAATATGAAGAAATGGTCGCTTTATCGCGAATAGAGACGCCTGGGATTTGCCACTGGTAG